In the Acetobacterium sp. KB-1 genome, GTGGAAGGTGCCCTATAAGATTGCTTTTATGACCGCTTTGTCATTGCGGTTTATCCCCATTTTTACAGAAGAATTTCAGGATTCGATGGTCGCACTTCAGTTAAAGGGCGTTGATTTTACAAAGGTTCCCTTTGGTAAAAAAACTCAGATTTATGTCTATCTGATTACTCCCATCATTCTTTCGTCCTTAAAACATGCCGAAGAGATTGCCATTGCCATGGAAAGCAGGGCCTTTGGGGCTTATCCCAATCGGGTGGAATATCTGGTTCTTAAACTAAAAGGCTATGATTATGGGGTGATGATTGCGGCTTTTCTGTTAAGCATCATTTATGTATGGGTAGCTTTAATTATATAAAGCAAAGAAGGAAATTGACGAATAAATAATAAAAAAGAATAAAGGAGAAAGCAATGAAAAAGAGTATAAGTCTGCTTTTCGCTATGATGATGGTACTATTTCTGGCAGTGGGATGCAGTGGAACGGGAGAGAAATCATCCCAGGATGAGACGACATTTTCGGGAACTGCCCAGGTGCGGGTTTTTACCGCTGCGGGTGAGCAATGGTTGATTGATGACCAATTGATGTCGAGTGTGCCACTGGTGGCATTTGAAACGACCCAGGGGAAAAGTGGTGAAGAGTCAACAACCAATGACCATGTGGGAATCCTTTTAAAGGATATTCTAACAGAAGCCGGTGTGGATATAAGTTCGGTTAATCAGATCACCTGTACCTCACTGGACGGTTTTTCAAAGGTCTACAGTAAAACCGATTTGGAAGATCCGGAAAAACTGTTCTTGACCTTTGCAATGGATGGTGAAAATTTGACCTTTGAGAATCAGGATTGTTTTTTTATCGTTGCCAGGAATGAAAGTTTCAAACAAAACTGGACAAAGTTCTTAAAAGAAATAAAAATTAACTAATATAAGAAGAGTGCTTGATAAGAGAAAGAGAGGGAAAAATGAAAAAGGGTTATATCGGGGTGCTTGCTTGTCTGATTGTGGTTATGTTAGCGGGCTGTACCAGTGGAGTTCATTATGAAGCAGGTAGTTATGTGGGGTCGGCTCAAGGGAAAGATGGTCCCATCAAGGTAGAAGTGACCTTTTTAGAAAACAAGATAGAAGCAATTAAGGTCGTTTCTCACAAGGACGATCCGGAGTATGCAACCAGTGCGGTAGACGGGATGCCGGAAATCATTATCAACAAACAACGTCTGGATGTGGATGCTGTTTCAGGGGCGACTCTGACCAGCCGTGGTATTATTGGTGCAGTGGCTCAATGTGTGACCGACGCCGGAGCTGACCCGCTAAAGTTGGGCTATGCATCCGTGGATAAGAAAACCGACGGCCAGGAAGTAGTGATTACCGGTCTGGCACAAGAACAGATTATTACTGGCGATGAGATCAAGGCCATGACCCCTGTGTCCTTCGATGCGGTGGCTGTGGATGCCAGCGGGACCGAAACCCCCACCACCGGGATAGGCGTCAGATTAGAGGACATTCTGGCCCAATATGGGGCATCGCAAAAGAACTTTGATGCCATTGTATTAAATGCCACGGATGGTTACGCTATTGAAATCCCCCGTGATGTTTTGGCCATTCGGGATGTGATTATTGCTTATGAAATTAATGGTACCGCCACTGATCTACGAACCGTGGTGCCAGATGAACGGGCCATGTATTGGGTGAAATTCCTCAATAAAATTGAGCTTAAAGGTTTGGTAACCCAAATAGAAACTAAAAACCTGGCGATGATGGAAACGGCTCTGCTTTTGTGCACACCAGAAGAATATAAGTATTATGATGCCATCGATCAGGCTGTTCCCACGAGTCAACTGCTTGAAAAAACTGGCGGTCTTAAGACCGATACAGTGGAGGTAGCCGGAATAGATGGATGGGCCAGAACGG is a window encoding:
- a CDS encoding FMN-binding protein; this encodes MKKGYIGVLACLIVVMLAGCTSGVHYEAGSYVGSAQGKDGPIKVEVTFLENKIEAIKVVSHKDDPEYATSAVDGMPEIIINKQRLDVDAVSGATLTSRGIIGAVAQCVTDAGADPLKLGYASVDKKTDGQEVVITGLAQEQIITGDEIKAMTPVSFDAVAVDASGTETPTTGIGVRLEDILAQYGASQKNFDAIVLNATDGYAIEIPRDVLAIRDVIIAYEINGTATDLRTVVPDERAMYWVKFLNKIELKGLVTQIETKNLAMMETALLLCTPEEYKYYDAIDQAVPTSQLLEKTGGLKTDTVEVAGIDGWARTETYDLYNNQYLKTTGEDAPMFIGPDLPEGMRMKDVLYNKLGEDLILSVTNAEQKYGTITINGRTGVAIEKIFQELKIAEAARYKLIGSDGYEAEISLQDLKSGMLTLSESGVDTVFETPEAASVKGLLFIKALQ